DNA sequence from the Treponema sp. OMZ 838 genome:
TCAAGTCTATATTATATCATAATGAGCGCATCTCTAAAAATCTAATCGACTTTTTTACATAGACCTTTGTTGTTTATGCAAGCGCTTGTAAGAGCTTTTCTACGTTCTCAGGCGTGGTTGCCCAGTCGGTTGCGATGCGGACAACCGTGTGCGAATCATCTTTCTTTTCCCAAAATCCGAATGTAATTTTTTTTGAAAGCTCTGCATAGCGTGTATTTTCAAGGACGATAAAAATCTGATTTGTCGGCGCCATAAAATATTGTTCATACCCGTGCGAGTCAAGAAAGGTGCGAATGGTATCGGCGGCTCGGATTGCATTTTCCCCGATACGGAAATACAGGTCATCAGTAAAAAGTGTTTCAAACTGGATACCGAGTAAGCGGCCTTTTGCGAGTAACGCGCCGTGCTGCTTCATAATGGTAAAAAAATGCGGGCTGCGTTTAGGATCGGGAATAACAACCGCTTCGCCGAAGAGGGCTCCGCATTTAGTGCCGCCGATGTAAAAAGCATCGCAGAGCCTTGCAAGGTCAGCAAGCGTTACATCGTTTTCTTTGCAAGCAAGCGCATACGCGAGTCGCGCTCCGTCAACATACAGCGGAATATGATATTCGTGGCACACTGCACTGATCGCGCTTATCTCCTGCTTGCTGTAGAGCGTTCCATATTCCGTCGGCTGCGAGATATACACCATTCCCGGATGAACCATGTGCTCATAGTTTCCTTCAGCATAAAAATCCTGTAGATACTGCTTAACCGATGTGGCGGTGATTTTACCTTTGTCGCAGGCAAGGGGGAGTACTTTATGCCCGCCGAACTCTATCGCTCCCGCTTCGTGTACGGCGATATGCCCGGTCTGTGCCGAAATGACCCCTTCATACCGGTTAAGGAGCGCATCGATAACCGTTGCGTTTGTCTGAGTACCGCCGACAAGAAAATGTACCGCCGCCTCAGGGCATTCGCACGCTTTTCTGATAAGGGCACGCGCCCGTTCGCAGTATTCATCGGTTCCGTATCCCGCGGTTTGTTCCATATTTGTTTGCACAAGGCGCTGAATAATCGCAGGGTGTGCTCCTTCCATATAATCCGAAGCAAAAGAAAGTTTGTGTTGAGTTTCCATGCTGTAAGATTATCGGATAACAGATTTTTCTGCAAGATTTTTTGACTCGCATTTATGCAGACAGTTTTATGGTATCTTGACAGTCTAAAAATTCGGCGATATGCTTTCTTTTATTGTATATATTGGATATCTTGGGAGGTCTTATGAATTATTCATTACCGAAATCGGAAAAATTACCGTTAATACGGCACAGTATTGCACATATAATGGCGGAAGCCGTTATGAATTTATTCCCCGGAACAAAGGTTGCCATTGGCCCTGCCGTTGAACACGGGTTTTATTATGACTTTGACCTTCCGACACCGATCACCCAAACTGATCTTGAGCGCATTGAAAAGGAAATGCGCCGTCTTTTATCAACTCCGCAGAACTTTGTAAAAGAAGTCGTAAGTAGGCAACAAGCACTTGAGCTTTTTAAAGACCAGCCGTATAAATGCGAGCTTATCAATGACCTACCGCAAGATGCGGAAATCTCGATTTATCGATCGGGTAATTTTTTCGATTTATGCAGAGGGCCGCATGTTGCCAATTCAAAAGAAATTAACGCGCAAAGTTTTAAGCTGCAAAAAATTGCGGGCGCCTATTGGCGCGGCGATGAAAAACGCCCGATGCTGACCCGTATCTATGGTACGGCATGGGAAACGCCCAATGATCTTAAAACGTATCTGACGATGCAGGCGGAAGCGGAGAAAAACGATCACCGCAAGATAGGACGGGAACTGGATTTATTCCATATCGAAGAAGACAATCCCGGCGAAGTATTCTGGCACCCGAACGGCTGGACGCTCTATTTAACCGTACAGCAGCATGTACGCCAAAAGATTAAAGAGGACGGCTATGTTGAGGTAAATACCCCCTTTGTTATGCCGCAGAGTCTCTGGCTTCGGTCGGGACACTGGGAAAAATACAAGGAAAATATGTTTATCACCGAAAGCGAAAAACGGGTGTTTGCGCTTAAACCGATGAACTGTCCGGGGCATGTCGAAATCTTTAAACAGGGAATTAAAAGCTACCGCGATTTACCGCTGCGTATTGCGGAGTTCGGCTCCTGTACGCGGAATGAACCGTCCGGTTCGCTGCACGGTATTATGCGGGTGCGCGGTTTTGTGCAGGACGATGCGCATATTTTCTGTACGGAAGAACAGATTTCCTCCGAAGTGTGCAAGTTCTGTAACCTGCTCAAGTCGCTCTATCGGGATTTCGGCTTTGACGATAAAGCCATACTCGTTAAGTTTTCCACGCGGCCTGAAAAACGGGTCGGCGATGATGCAACCTGGGATAGGGCAGAGAATGCGCTTGCGGAAGCGTGTAAAGCCGCCGGTCTTGAATACGAGATTGCCCCCGGAGAAGGAGCCTTTTACGGGCCGAAGCTGGAGTTTACGCTTGTCGATGCGCTTGGTCGAGAATGGCAATGCGGTACCATACAGGCGGACTATCAACTGCCCTCTAAAGACCGGCTGAATGCCGAGTATATCGGAGAGGATAACCAAAAGCATCAGCCCGTTATGCTGCACCGCGCGGCGCTCGGTTCACTGGAGCGGTTTATCGGTATTTTGATTGAACAATTCGGCGGAGCGCTGCCCCCGTGGCTCTCTCCGGTGCAGGCAATGGTTATTCCCGTTGCTCCCGTATTTAACGAATATGCCGAGAGTATCGCGGCGTCTCTTTCAAAAGCCGGCTTCCGCGTAAAGGCTGATATTGATACCGACCGTATGAATGCAAAGATACGGAAGTATCAGGAACAAAAAATTCCGTACCAGCTTGTTGTCGGCGAAAAGGAAAAGCAGAACAACAGTGTTACCGTCCGGCTTTTGAAAGGAGCGCAAAAAACGATGTCCGTCGATGAATTTACCGCTTTCTTAAAACTCAAGATAGACACCGTTGCAACAAGCGCAGAATTTTAGATAAGACACAAATAGGCATTTCTGAAAAACTCATTTTTTGAGATGGTCTAATAGGAGTCGCAAACGAAAACGGCCGGTAATTCAGCAAGAATTACCGGCCGTTTTGTTAAAGGCTCGTGATTGAGCGGCGTGTCAAAATCGGCACTGCCGCATCATACACTACTCAACGCGGCATGGCATATCGCGGGTTGCGACAATGTCGATGCCCGTATGCAGCACGTCGGGAATAATGACTGCTCCTGTCTTTACCGGCGCCGTTACCCTGATTTTGTTTATCTCTTCCATCACCTGAAAAATCATACCTTTCGGAATAGGCGCCGCTGTTTTAACGGGAAGCGCCGCTAAAAAGCCGTTTTCAATGCGCACCGTCGAGCTGATATTTCTTCGAGGATCTTTCATTTCCTGCAAGCCGTATTCAAGGCCTCGCTTACAGCTATATCCTTCTATTGTGTAGGCGCCGTCTTTTTCGATTGCTCGGAGCCTACAGCCCATAGGACAGGAAACACAGGTAAATTCTTTCATGCCGGTTTCGTTTATGCATCAAGGCAGGCGATTCCCGGTAAGGTTTTCCCCTCCAAGAATTCGAGTGAGGCGCCGCCGCCGGTAGATACATGGCTCATTTTATCGGCAAGATGGAACTTGTTGACGGCTGCAACGGAATCACCGCCGCCGACTACCGTTACTGCGCCTTTTCCGGTCGCTTCGGCCACAAGGCGGGCAACCGCTTCCGTTCCGTGGGAGAAAGCTTCAAATTCAAACACGCCGACCGGGCCGTTCCACACGATAGACTTCGCGTTTAAGATTTCAGACTTGTATAACGCGATGGTTTTAGGTCCGACATCCATTCCCATAAGCGAATCGGGGATGTCGCAGCCGTCCACGCTTTCCGGTTTTGCATCGGCGGTAAAAGAAGCGGCGCAAATATGATCTACCGGCAGGATTATTTTAACACCCTTTGCCTCGGCATCGGTCAAAAGTTTCTTTGCCGTGTCGATAAAATCATCTTCCACCAAGGATTTCCCGATTGAATGGCCTTGTGCTTTAAGGAAGGTATACGCCATGCCTCCGCCGATAATCAGCGCAGCGGCATTTTTCAAAAGACTGTCCAGTACGGCAA
Encoded proteins:
- a CDS encoding low specificity L-threonine aldolase encodes the protein METQHKLSFASDYMEGAHPAIIQRLVQTNMEQTAGYGTDEYCERARALIRKACECPEAAVHFLVGGTQTNATVIDALLNRYEGVISAQTGHIAVHEAGAIEFGGHKVLPLACDKGKITATSVKQYLQDFYAEGNYEHMVHPGMVYISQPTEYGTLYSKQEISAISAVCHEYHIPLYVDGARLAYALACKENDVTLADLARLCDAFYIGGTKCGALFGEAVVIPDPKRSPHFFTIMKQHGALLAKGRLLGIQFETLFTDDLYFRIGENAIRAADTIRTFLDSHGYEQYFMAPTNQIFIVLENTRYAELSKKITFGFWEKKDDSHTVVRIATDWATTPENVEKLLQALA
- the thrS gene encoding threonine--tRNA ligase codes for the protein MNYSLPKSEKLPLIRHSIAHIMAEAVMNLFPGTKVAIGPAVEHGFYYDFDLPTPITQTDLERIEKEMRRLLSTPQNFVKEVVSRQQALELFKDQPYKCELINDLPQDAEISIYRSGNFFDLCRGPHVANSKEINAQSFKLQKIAGAYWRGDEKRPMLTRIYGTAWETPNDLKTYLTMQAEAEKNDHRKIGRELDLFHIEEDNPGEVFWHPNGWTLYLTVQQHVRQKIKEDGYVEVNTPFVMPQSLWLRSGHWEKYKENMFITESEKRVFALKPMNCPGHVEIFKQGIKSYRDLPLRIAEFGSCTRNEPSGSLHGIMRVRGFVQDDAHIFCTEEQISSEVCKFCNLLKSLYRDFGFDDKAILVKFSTRPEKRVGDDATWDRAENALAEACKAAGLEYEIAPGEGAFYGPKLEFTLVDALGREWQCGTIQADYQLPSKDRLNAEYIGEDNQKHQPVMLHRAALGSLERFIGILIEQFGGALPPWLSPVQAMVIPVAPVFNEYAESIAASLSKAGFRVKADIDTDRMNAKIRKYQEQKIPYQLVVGEKEKQNNSVTVRLLKGAQKTMSVDEFTAFLKLKIDTVATSAEF
- a CDS encoding DUF1667 domain-containing protein, which encodes MKEFTCVSCPMGCRLRAIEKDGAYTIEGYSCKRGLEYGLQEMKDPRRNISSTVRIENGFLAALPVKTAAPIPKGMIFQVMEEINKIRVTAPVKTGAVIIPDVLHTGIDIVATRDMPCRVE